A window of the Lolium perenne isolate Kyuss_39 chromosome 7, Kyuss_2.0, whole genome shotgun sequence genome harbors these coding sequences:
- the LOC139834162 gene encoding uncharacterized protein — protein MPPKKRGGGLKKKLKDLVGVGTSRRGPPPSPPPSPPPVAPTGRPRRKNATRVLTPSPSPPPAADDDDEEEEVGGEDQEEEVGGEDQEEEGGGEDQEEEGDEEDLSEDEGLGNLVFDPDPSLEWCEPEDYQYVPALERLRPRDRKPYRRGITQLPSLRSWRYRHVVLVPYGRSSFQFEDPTQRPPRGYSNILGGLLRWYFPGIVNFPTGGCDVAWRWAHYSLAEDPLGRGTAADMVVAKFWKYFKRAEGKENACDDVLHQLARKRVTGMHYEARIQCVRDWHADRFVHMSKEDARDTLMQPWQYLQNPPQYVGNDDRCFRAMVMWWTCPQYLKKHEEGKAKRAEMRGGSHIQGSIPISLHLQKEVSKLMVPSFFEFMLYIC, from the exons atgccgccaaaaaaaaggggtggcggtcttaaaaagaagctcaaggacttggtaggtgtagggaCTTCGAGGCGGGGCCCCCCACCTAgcccccctcctagcccccctcctgtcgctcccacagggcggcctcgtaggaagaatgcgacgcgggtactcactcctagtcctagcccccctcccgcagccgatgatgatgacgaggaggaggaggtgggtggggaggaccaggaggaggaggtgggtggggaggaccaggaggaggaggggggtggggaggaccaggaggaggagggggacgaggaggacctctcggaggatgaggggttggggaacttagtgttcgatcctgatccaagcctagagtggtgtgagccggaggattaccagtacgttccagctttggagaggctgaggccacgtgataggaagccatatcggcgtgggataacacagctccccTCGCTGAGAAGCTGGCGCTACAGGCACGTTGTTCTTgtgccctatggaaggag ctcgttccagtttgaagacccgacgcagagaccgccacgtgggtactcgaacatccttgggggcctacttaggtggtatttccctgggatagtcaacttccctactggtggctgcgacgtagcttggaggtgggcgcactacagcctcgcggaagatcctcttggccgcggcaccgcggcggatatggttgttgccaaattctgg aaatacttcaagagggccgagggcaaggagaatgcgtgcgatgatgtcctacaccagcttgcaaggaagagggtgactggcatgcactacgaggcacgtattcaatgcgtccgcgactggcacgccgaccgcttcgtccacatgagtaaggaggacgctcgcgacacgctcatgcagccgtggcagtacttgcag aaccctcctcagtacgtcggcaacgacgataggtgctttcgtgcgatggtcatgtggtggacatgcccccagtacctcaagaagcacgaggagggcaaggcgaagcgggcagagatgcgaggtggatcgcatatccaaggcagcatccccatctctcttcacctgcagaaggaggtgagcaaattaatggttccttcattctttgaattcatgttatatatttgttaa
- the LOC127319172 gene encoding putative 12-oxophytodienoate reductase 2 isoform X2: MKTTIPLLTPYKMGQFDLSHRVVLAPLTRQRAYGSVPQPHAAVYYAQRASPGGFLISEGTRIAESSSSFKDVPGIWAREHVEAWRPVVDAVHAKGAFFFCQLWHVAADVVQQRQQQQVSPQMSFDGRREELSSPRRVAAVDAPHVADGFRRAARNAIDAGFDGVEILGANGYFVDNDGQGVNGLESRCRFAMEVVDAVAREVGGHRVGVRLDQFNATADEHALALHVVSRLSDRGVLYCHMIEPRVDGRRRVSRRLLPFREAFGGTFIASGGYGRDEGDAAVGEGYADLVAYGRLFLANPDLPRRFELGAPLNECDAATFYGAGAADPAVGYTDYPFLD, from the exons ATGAAGACCACAATCCCTCTGCTGACGCCCTACAAGATGGGCCAGTTTGACCTGTCGCACAGGGTCGTGCTGGCGCCGCTCACGCGGCAGCGCGCCTACGGCAGCGTCCCGCAGCCGCACGCCGCCGTCTACTACGCGCAGCGCGCCAGCCCCGGCGGGTTCCTCATCTCGGAAGGGACCAGGATCGCC GAGTCGTCGTCTTCGTTCAAGGACGTGCCCGGCATCTGGGCGCGGGAGCACGTGGAGGCATGGAGGCCCGTGGTGGACGCCGTGCACGCCAAGGGCGCCTTCTTCTTCTGCCAGCTCTGGCACGTCGCGGCCGACGTCGTCCAACAAAGGCAGCAGCAGCAGGTGAGCCCGCAGATGAGCTTCGACGGCCGCCGCGAGGAGCTGTCATCGCCGAGAAGGGTGGCCGCGGTGGACGCGCCCCACGTCGCGGACGGGTTCCGACGCGCTGCCCGGAATGCCATCGATGCCGGCTTCGACGGCGTCGAGATCCTCGGCGCGAACGGCTACTTCGTAGACAACGACGGCCAAGGAGTCAACGGCCTCGAGAGCCGGTGCCGGTTCGCGATGGAGGTGGTGGACGCCGTGGCGAGGGAGGTGGGCGGCCACCGCGTGGGCGTGCGTCTGGACCAGTTCAACGCCACCGCCGACGAGCACGCGCTGGCGCTCCACGTGGTGAGCCGGCTCAGCGACCGCGGCGTGCTATACTGCCACATGATCGAGCCACGGGTCGACGGGCGGCGGCGCGTGTCCCGGCGGCTGCTGCCGTTCAGGGAGGCGTTCGGGGGCACGTTCATCGCCAGCGGCGGGTACGGGCGGGACGAGGGCGACGCGGCCGTCGGCGAAGGGTACGCCGACCTGGTGGCCTACGGTCGGCTTTTCCTGGCGAACCCGGACCTGCCGAGGCGGTTCGAGCTGGGCGCGCCGCTCAACGAGTGCGACGCGGCCACCTTCTACGGCGCCGGTGCCGCTGATCCTGCCGTCGGCTACACTGATTACCCGTTCTTGGACTGA
- the LOC127319172 gene encoding putative 12-oxophytodienoate reductase 2 isoform X1 gives MKTTIPLLTPYKMGQFDLSHRVVLAPLTRQRAYGSVPQPHAAVYYAQRASPGGFLISEGTRIAAGSPAAAAWQEQESSSSFKDVPGIWAREHVEAWRPVVDAVHAKGAFFFCQLWHVAADVVQQRQQQQVSPQMSFDGRREELSSPRRVAAVDAPHVADGFRRAARNAIDAGFDGVEILGANGYFVDNDGQGVNGLESRCRFAMEVVDAVAREVGGHRVGVRLDQFNATADEHALALHVVSRLSDRGVLYCHMIEPRVDGRRRVSRRLLPFREAFGGTFIASGGYGRDEGDAAVGEGYADLVAYGRLFLANPDLPRRFELGAPLNECDAATFYGAGAADPAVGYTDYPFLD, from the coding sequence ATGAAGACCACAATCCCTCTGCTGACGCCCTACAAGATGGGCCAGTTTGACCTGTCGCACAGGGTCGTGCTGGCGCCGCTCACGCGGCAGCGCGCCTACGGCAGCGTCCCGCAGCCGCACGCCGCCGTCTACTACGCGCAGCGCGCCAGCCCCGGCGGGTTCCTCATCTCGGAAGGGACCAGGATCGCCGCCGGCTCGCCTGCTGCGGCGGCGTGGCAGGAGCAGGAGTCGTCGTCTTCGTTCAAGGACGTGCCCGGCATCTGGGCGCGGGAGCACGTGGAGGCATGGAGGCCCGTGGTGGACGCCGTGCACGCCAAGGGCGCCTTCTTCTTCTGCCAGCTCTGGCACGTCGCGGCCGACGTCGTCCAACAAAGGCAGCAGCAGCAGGTGAGCCCGCAGATGAGCTTCGACGGCCGCCGCGAGGAGCTGTCATCGCCGAGAAGGGTGGCCGCGGTGGACGCGCCCCACGTCGCGGACGGGTTCCGACGCGCTGCCCGGAATGCCATCGATGCCGGCTTCGACGGCGTCGAGATCCTCGGCGCGAACGGCTACTTCGTAGACAACGACGGCCAAGGAGTCAACGGCCTCGAGAGCCGGTGCCGGTTCGCGATGGAGGTGGTGGACGCCGTGGCGAGGGAGGTGGGCGGCCACCGCGTGGGCGTGCGTCTGGACCAGTTCAACGCCACCGCCGACGAGCACGCGCTGGCGCTCCACGTGGTGAGCCGGCTCAGCGACCGCGGCGTGCTATACTGCCACATGATCGAGCCACGGGTCGACGGGCGGCGGCGCGTGTCCCGGCGGCTGCTGCCGTTCAGGGAGGCGTTCGGGGGCACGTTCATCGCCAGCGGCGGGTACGGGCGGGACGAGGGCGACGCGGCCGTCGGCGAAGGGTACGCCGACCTGGTGGCCTACGGTCGGCTTTTCCTGGCGAACCCGGACCTGCCGAGGCGGTTCGAGCTGGGCGCGCCGCTCAACGAGTGCGACGCGGCCACCTTCTACGGCGCCGGTGCCGCTGATCCTGCCGTCGGCTACACTGATTACCCGTTCTTGGACTGA
- the LOC127319164 gene encoding uncharacterized protein, with protein sequence MSTPSSNPFADSSNPDPGQLRAVAIIDHVPVKLSTTAANYLAWKTYFYLLFREYNLRDHIDGTADLLACDSVWLAIDATIIRWLFLTVSPDIFKIVVREGDDARTVWGKINNLFTNNKLQRVVFLQQEFFSTPQGDQALDAYCLRLKAISDELQDLGFRIGDELLLSTLTAGLNEDLGNAASNLTLMTNPTF encoded by the coding sequence ATGTCTACCCCTAGCTCCAACCCCTTCGCCGACTCCTCCAACCCCGACCCCGGCCAGCTCCGCGCCGTCGCCATCATCGACCATGTCCCCGTCAAGctgtccaccaccgccgccaactACCTCGCCTGGAAGACGTACTTCTACCTCCTCTTCCGCGAGTACAACCTGCGTGACCACATCGACGGCACCGCCGACCTCCTCGCCTGCGACTCCGTCTGGTTGGCCATAgacgccaccatcatccgctggCTCTTCCTCACCGTCTCGCCGGACATCTTCAAGATCGTCGTTCGGGAGGGCGATGATGCCCGCACGGTGTGGGGAAAGATCAACAACCTcttcaccaataacaagctccaaCGTGTTGTCTTTTTGCAGCAGGAATTCTTCAGCACACCCCAGGGCGATCAAGCCTTGGACGCCTACTGCCTGCGCCTCAAGGCCATCTCCGACGAGCTCCAGGACCTTGGGTTCCGGATTGGCGACGAGCTCCTCCTCTCCACCCTCACCGCCGGCCTCAACGAGGACCTCGGCAacgccgcctccaacctcacCCTCATGACGAACCCTACGTTCTAG